AGATAGGGCAGAGCAGGGTAGGGACATGCCAGGGGCGACTCACAAAAAAGGAGATGAAGATGGTGGCATTCATCAGGACCAgggccatgatggtggtCCAGCGGTAACCGAAGCGGTTGGTGACGGGTCCGGCCATGAAGACACCGAGGAAGGCACCGCATTGACCAGACTGGAAGAGAGCGCTCTGCCATTTCGTCTCGATGGTGTAGCCCTCGGCGACAAGAACGCCGTATCGCTTCTGGAAGGCAGCCTGCGCGACAAAGTTGCCGTTCAAGAACATGTCGAACGATTCCATGACCTagccatcatcaccatcattagcatcatcatcgtcggcggcggcgatttcAATGCCATAAGCGCCACTAACGGCATGCGGCAGGTGCGGGTAGACGGCTGGCTGGTTtttgggggcggcggaggaggaggggaagaaACTCAGTTTCAGTTGCGGAAAAAACTCACAATGGTGAAGCACATGATGAATGCCCACAGGCAGGCCCAGGGAtgctccttggccgcctcccagaggccctgctcgtgctcgcggttctcgccatcgacggcatcgtTCATGAGGTCCGCGTTGGCCAGGACCTTGGCGTTGAgctcgacatggccggcctcgtTCTTGCTGTCGACGCGGTCGGCCTCGTGCATCTCGCCCTTGGACTCCATGGCGTTTGAcggcagcaggaggaggaggaggaggaggaggagggatgTGTCTTGTCGCTTgcgatcgtcgtcgtcgtcgtcaagtcGTTACACCAaggcgaaggggggggggaggataAGGAACACACACGGTTTAACAAAGTTCGGCGGGCTCGCACGCAGGTTATATTTCTGTCCATTGTCTCACTGCCCTCGGGCCGGCCGCGTTCGGCTCACCACTGCAGGAGGCGCATGTAGATCTTTCCATTGGCGCGCGTGGTCCCGTGGGTGAATATGAATAAGTCGTGCATCCCTGCATGGTGTCGAGCGCCATGATAGGCGCGCATCTCTTCCATCTGGAAAAAAAGGTGCAATGCGACCACGTTCGAGACCAGGGGGATCAGATCAATCACGGCCAACATTGTTCGTAGTAGCCTTggatcccatcccatccgtCTTTATCCAACCACTTGTCAAGCAAGACTCGCTCCGTCCCCCCCAAGGCAGACGCGTCGGTGGTttcctccctctcctttcGTTACACGTCCTCGGTTGCCCCTTGTCATTCGGTTGGACCGCCTCTCTGCAAGGACCGGGTGTTGGTTGCGTCTGTCGTGACACCAAACGGGACATGGCCGCTCGCGGCCTAGTTCAGCCCTCTCTGTCTGGTCCGGGGTCCGAGGGCCAATTGGGCAAGGCTGTCTGGAACAGGGGGTACAGTAACCAATTTGTTACTTAGCAATGGCACCGTACAGACAAACAAAGCGGGTTGCTACAGTATACTTTCGTATGGTTACTACCAGGCTTCATTAGGGGCCAGGGTCGATTAGGGGTCGGACGGAACATGAAAGACGCCCCAAgttcgcgcccgcccgctactgtactgtactaGCGAGCAAACGGAGGGACTCCCCCACGTTTGATCCAGGCCACAGATCTCACCTCAGGTGACATTAGGCATTGAGCTAATCGCTGACGGAGCTCGTGACGGCCAACGGGGACCGCACCCTTGCACCCCGCAGCCGGTATACACACAGCTCGGCCCGAATGCGTTGCAACTAATACGACACTGGGGGGGTGTGTCACCGCCTCGCTGGCGCCCGCATACCAGCCGTCACATGCTGTGCGACTTGCTCATTTGCGCCTTGTTCTGGTCGAAGCAGTTTGTCTACATTGTATAGGCCTTGTTACGCGGACCGCTGTCCAATGATCAAATAGCACTTCGTTTTGCAAgtactatatatataccgACTCAAAAGAGCCTCTTGGAACGCGAGGCTTGCAGGTTGGGGGCGGTCGGAGCCGCACAACGCCAAGTCAGCCAAGCCGGCCTTGAAGATCCGGGGCCGTCTGGGGGCGCCTGGCGGCAAAAAGTGGTACTTGGGGTACAGTAGTGGTTCGAAACAGTAAGAAGAAGCAACTCTTTGCCGCTGCGGGGACGAGCTGTGAGCTCAGCTTACCCTGGCAACCTGGTGGCACGTGTTGTTTTGGAATCGCCTCGCAGAACTAAACGGGATGAATGGTTGGAATTGACATCAACTACGGAAGCCTCCCTCCGCACAGTCTACCTACACATGGAATTTTCCCTTCCAAACCGCATATCCGACAGTCGATTCTTTTTTTTTAGGCCTTTCTGGGTCTTCATTCATGTGTTgagagcagcagctgcacgaGCTCATCGTTCGGCCGCACGCGCCAGGTCGGCCAGACCCTCCTGTCTCTTGTACCTGGCATCCTGGATAACACCTGCCTGGCAGTCAGTGTTGTTCAcatttttttttaaaaaaaaaatcttCCACAGAAAATGACGCCGCCGGACCGATCATCGGCGAAGAAAAAGGGGCCAAGGCACCACTTACCGGCGTCTGCGTCGCCGGAAAAGTTTGCGGTCCACTGCACAAAGGTGCCGTTTGCAGACTTGCCCGAGGTCACGGGCCAGCAGCGGACCGTGCTCAGGATGGAGCTATAGGACACCTCGGGAGACGAGGTGATGGCGCTATAAGTAATGTAGTGGTCGATGGTCTGCGTGGGGATTCCCATGTCAGTGCCATGATTGCTCCCAATGCACGTCTATTACCACTGATGGCATGATCGTGCCGTGCCCGCAGCCCTTGCCTGCAGAACGTACGCTGTGCGCCTCTTGCTTGATctcgaccacggcgccgtccttgaaAGTCCACTTGACGACGTCGGTCTCGTCGCTGACATCCTTGACCTCCTCGGAGCTCTTGAGGGCAGACCACCAGTCGGCAAACTTGTGCAGCTTGATGAGGTGCCAGACGGCCGAGAGCggggcgttgacgacggcgctctcgacgacggacgtcgacgtggggatggggggggcaggcatgGTTGCTGTGAGACGCGTcccggcgaggcgaggcgaggtaCGATTGATGTTGGTGAGAAAGCGCGACTTCGGTGGTCGACGAGTGCGATTGTAGACGTGATGCCCGAATGATGGATGTATCGCGACAAGTTTACTCTGCGACGACTCTGCAAAAAAATATTGCCTGGGGCCAAGACCAGCTAAAAACTCGAGTTCCCCGCAGTCAGCCTCTGGGCAGCATGGAGACTGGTGACGTCGACAAACGCTCACAGGCGTCTGGTTGCGCTGGAGATGGAGGCTAAACTGGACCCGGAAGAatgtctggctggctggcaggcaggctggctggctccaCGTCCGCCACAGCTTCCACTCTGGTCAGCTCGCAGCCACAGCACGCGCCACACTTCAGCTCCTACCAATGCGGCTTTCAACGCACGGAATGAGACGACGAATGTGGCGGTGCAGGCCTCGGGGCAAGTCTCACAATTGCACCGAATATAGGCAATGCACAGTTGGCATGCCAGTGAAGGACCAATTCGTTTGGCGCACACGGTGGCCGCATTTAGATTCAATGTCTTTGTTCTCGGTTCAAAGTCCGCGTTCAGCGAAATGCAAGCCGCGCAGACGTGCCAGTTACATGTACCCTATATGACAACAAGACGTTCTTCTGCCCTCCTCTTACGCCGTTCCTGGGAAGCAAAGCACTCTGGCATTACAGTCGGCATGACTGCCGAGCAAGGTGTCAATCGTGGTGTAATCTGTGTTGCACCCCAGTTGGGGTCAAAGGGGACTGTGCCTCTGGTGATGCACCAACGTGCGCTGTCCACAGAGCGGGGCGATTGAGAGTTCTGAGGACTTTTGTCACAAAAGAAGACTTTTTCAAGGCATGACGCCGATCTATGGGACCTGTTGCTGTCCGCGGCTGGACCAGCGGCGACTCCGGCTTGTGAAGAGCTTCCAGACCGATCAAGCAGCGGGCTAAGCCCATCCGTCGGCGCACATCGACGGCGAAATGGTCAGCGCGACGGAGGCAAACAAAAGCCGCCTTACAGAGTCGCATTGTCTTCACTATAGCTCCAGAATTGTCGCCCGATGGCTCCTCGTGCGCCAGCAAGTGGCGACGACTGATTTATTCTTAGCCTGCGTAGCGCCATCATCCCGACAAACCTCATCGCAGTGACCACCCAATTCGAACACCGGATCTCCAAAGTGGCATTCATTCTTGGCCCATGACGCCGTAATATAGCAACTCGTTCCGCCCGATGATGGGTCCCATCGCATCCACATTGGGAAAGGCCTGATCAGCTTTGAGAAGGACTTGCGATagaggcgcgccgcgccggcagagtacttcgtaggtaaTGACGATTTGCGTCAGAGATGGGCCAGGTTCGTCCGTCTTACACCAAAAGAAGGGCCAAATTTAGCCCCCCGCCTTGTGTATTTTTAGGGCCCGCACGCTGAAAGACCCCTGCTGGGCTTGGCGATCGACATGCAGGAACAAGCTTCAGCCCCACCGAGatcaccaacaacagcactTTGGCGATGCGCTCTGAAGTCTAAATGATGGTAAGCAGGACAGACGGCCTCGGGTCCCAGCTATGATGATGGCCATGCATGACCGACGGATTTGGGCCGGGCCCAGCTATGACATGACGGCCAGTCCCAACTCCAGGGGCCACGAAGAGACATAAAAGATGGCACAAGGTCGCCATCTTTCAGAAACAAATCCTCAAGCTCATTCATCGCCTCTCATCCTCGGGGACAGTCGACACTCCGCGGCacaaaaagaaaaagaacaTCACACTTTTTTGCTTTTGACACGCTCAGTGAGCCTCCCGCGACCATGCAACTAAAGGCACTCGCCATCTccctggcggcggtcgtccCGCTCGTCAGCGCCTTCCCCATCACCGGCAACGACGTCAActgccgcgccagcccgGGCACCGACAGCAAGGTCGTCAAGACGTACGCCAAGGGCACCGACGTCAAGGTCACCTGCCAGACCAACGGCGAGAGCATCTCCGGCTCCACCATCTGggacaagacgggcgacaaCTGCTACGTCTCCGACTTCTATGTCAAGACGGGCTCCTCGGGCATGGTCGTTGGCGAGTGCAGCGGTGGCAGCAAGCCTCCCTCGGGCGGGTCGTCCTACAACGGCAAGATCAGCCGCAAGGAgatcctcgagcgcgccaaCTACTGGGTCTCGCGCCACATCCCCTACTCCATGAGCAAGACCTACCCCGACCCCCAGGGCCGCCGCTACCGCACCGACTGCTCCGGCTTCGTCTCCATGGCCCTCCACGCCAACTCCCCCGGCTACTCCACCGTCAGCCTCCCCGAGATCGCCAAGCCCATCTCCTGGAGCGACATCAAGCCCGGTgacctcgtcggcacgcTCGGACCCGGCAccggtggcgctgctggccacgTTACCCTCTTCAAGTCCTTTACCGACAATACCAAGAAGAGGTACAACACCCTCGAGTGCCGCGGCAGCGCTGGCTGCGTGGCGCATGTTCGCGACGTCGGCTGGAAGGACGGCAAGTTCACGTCCAAGCCGTACCGATACACTCGTGTCACGGACTAAGCATTTTGGTCAATTGCATTTGCATGGGTGTCGTCATCGGCATGAGTTTATAGCAAAAGTCCAGAAGGATAGAGTCGGTGGTGAAAGGTACTAGAGCTACATACAGGTCTTCCATCACAAACTCCTCCAGGAATGTACATACGACTGTATATATCTTCTCTGTTTCGAATCAAGACTGCTCAAGAGCATATCAACCCGATTTCATACTTTCTATGCTGTAAGCCGCTTTCCGTAGACAAATTTCCCTTTACACGTCAATTACAGCCTGGAAAGACTCTATTATAGCTCTTTTGGTTCCTATTGACCAAATCTTCCTAGTGTGATAATAATGTCTTCGTTGCCCCAAGGGCCAGCCACCCCTAGCCTTAGATGCCTAGTTTTACCCAATATCGAGATGCGCTTGAAGCCTTTTTCATTGGCTATAGGGCTGAAGCTATTTACAAGCTGTCTTGACACATTTCAGCCTCTATTTTCATACTTGAGTGGTATGCAATTCCAATTTTCTTTATCCTCACGTGGCAGCCAAATGCTGCATGAATATCGATATAACTAGCTACTCAGGTCAGCTATATGTGTCTCTGAACGAACGTTGATACCTGAGCACTGAGTCGCGTTAGTACACGTAGCATCAAACAAAGAGGAAAAGATTGGTTGTGATTAGCTTAACGCCGGTGCTGGGAGAGCGCATCTTGGATAGTATCCCTCCACTTGCGTAACACACATTGACTTGAAGCAGAGCGTCACAGAAGAATAGGACGCAAGAAGGGGCTCCAGTCTGCTCCTTGTAATGAAAGACAGTGCTTCACTAGAGTTTTCTCACGTACTATAAAATGCCGCCTCTGTCGCTAGAGACGCTACGTTTTACTTTCCGTCTCTCGCCCCGTCAACATTGTGTGTTAGGATAGCCAGCAGGTCCACACGTCGGTATATTACCTCTTCAGGAAGCTTCGAGAGAAAAGACGTGCTACAAGGAACGCCATTTCTATCAATGTATGTACTGCCGAGCGCAAGGGTTTTGCCGGGGGATACCTGAGAGACCATGTCGGTGGTTTCAGGATGCGATGGCACAATACAATGCTCGAAGCGGGCGACAGCGCGGACACTACTTACCGACctgcccgcggcgacgtgtTGTGGATAAGGTCGTAGCGTGGATGGTTTGTGAAAGGTGTGGCATTCGGCGAGCCCGATCAAAACTCTAGTAGCGATTTGGTTCCAACTATTCGAGTATTCATttcatttttttttcttttacAAAGAAGGCGTGCTTTTCCGCTTTATGTCAATGCGAGATGCCGTTTACTTGATGAAAAGCAAGACTGGCGTCGCTTCTTCTCGGCATTGTCACCAAGTGGCCAACAGTTGAGCCGCCCCAGCTTTGATATCAATACATCGGGATGTATGTATTCGCATCGTGTCACCCAAAAATCCGCGCAACATTATGCTTGACTGCTATTGAGGAGCGACCAGATGTGTATCAACTTTCCTTTAGCAGCAGCTTCTAGGTCAGCAACCGTGTCACACAGGTAGCGTTCAGTTTCGCCCTTTCGTCTGAGTTCTCAAGCTCTGTATTGTCATTTGATGGACACTGTCGCGCTCAATGTCAACTTTAAAGGTCGTGCAGGCCAGCTCCGACAAAGAGTACTGCGCAGACAGAGCACAACTACAGCACATCCACACGGGAAACGTCGGCCCGTGAGTCGGCCTTGGTCGTCATACTTCTTGCCAGACACCACGCGCGTCGACTCATGGCAAGTCTCCGAATACCTGTTAGCTTGCTACGCAGTTGAAATCGCGTCCCGGCCTCTAAATGCCGACTGTAGCACGTGGATTTGCGTCATCGAGCATGCAGCCTTCGGTCGCCGGCATTCGGCTTTGACGTTGGCGTTGTTCGGGATAAGCATGTGGAATCATAACAGCTGAATGCTACGGTCCTACGTCGGCATCCTGGTCACTACGTCATTGTCGTTGGGTAACGAAAAGCTGACGTGCGAAGTTAGCGCCAGAAGTCTCTCAGCCGCAGTTTGAAACAAAGCATCAATTGATGGCTGTGCTAGTATCCCAATGGTTGTTGATGCCGGCATCGGATCTAGCTAGCCACCAGACTTCACCTGCATCTGCTCATGGCCCTGCTCAACACAATTCGACTTGTTTTATAGTTCACGTCAGAGCATCAGTTGAGATTGGACAAGAACCGTTCACCTGACAGTCGGATTGCCCGCATGTATGCCGGTATCCCCTGAAGGAATGATATTGCCTACATAAACGGTCTGGTCACTAGTGACGTTCCGTCAATTTCACTGAGGCGCTGCGCGCAACACGACGCGTGGAGGTGAGATGTTCCGGTGCTACCATCTAAGCGCGTTGTTTCCATTGCCGGTTTCCGTGCCGTAAGACCCGGTTCCTGGATTGACTGACAATATAGCAGCAGCCTGCCTCTCTGGGGAAGACATATAAAAGCAACGACACCCTGACGCGACAACCAAGTAAGGCAGACTGGACTCAACAGCCACCACCCGCCCACAGCCGCGAGCGAGCAATCTCACAACTTGACGCCTTTTGGTGCTCACGTACAATGTTCTGGAAGTCGTCTTTGTCACTTGGGCTCGCGCTCATCGCCGCGAGCCCCCTCTGCACTTCTGCCACGCCAACAGCAAGCCACCCGCCCTCCCTACCAACCCTCGCACCAGTCCGCCATGTAAACACTTCCGTGCTCTCCATCGAGTACTACGACTCCGCGCCGCACAACGCCAAGGCCCCCGTCGCGATCCTCATCCACGGCTTCCCCTACTCCATCGACACCTACATCGACGTCGTCcccaagctcgtcgaccagggcTACCGCGTCATCGTCCCGTCGCTGCGCGGCTTCGGCACCACGGCCTTcctgtcgccgacgacgccgcgcagcgccgagcaggccgccctggGCAAGGACGTCATCGACCTGATGGACGCCCTCAAGATCAAAAAGGCCATCTTCGCCGGATACGACTggggcaccgtcgtcgtcaacgtcgcggcggcgctgtggCCCGACCGATGCTCGGGCATGGTCGCCGCCAACTCGTACCTCATCCAGAACCgcgcgacggcatgggccgtgacgccgcccgacgcgctcgccctgAGGTGGTACTTTTACGTCTTCCTCACGCCGCAGGGGTACAGCTCGCTCGCAAGCGATACCAAGGGGTGGGCCAAGACGCTGTGGACCAAGAACAGCATCGGCTGGAACTTCACCGACGctcagctcgacgccgccaccctcgcgTTCCTCAACCCCGACTACGTCGCCATCGCGACCAACTTCTACCAGAACCGCCTGCTGTATGCCCCCGGCGACCCAAAGTACGCAGACCTGGCCGACCAGCTCGACAAGCAGCCCCTCATCACGGTCCCCTCTGTTACCCTCGACCCGATCGAGGCTGTGGTGTTTCCGCCGACAAACGGCAGCGCCACCGCCAAGTTCTTCAGCGGCCCCAGAGTTCACCACGAAATTCCAGACTGCGGCGAAGCCATCCCGCTGCAGAGGCCGCAGGTGTTTGCCGACGCTGTTCTGGAGGTTGCCAAGCTTGCGAGCCGCAAGTGAAGCTGGCAGTGGCACAGGATACCCGGCCACTAGCACGAAAGGTGAGACGAGGGGGATGAATAGAATGACGATTATGGGGAGCAGTTTAGAATTTATAGATGTGTTCCCCCAGGGGTGAACCGGCTCTCTTGCAATAATAACGTACAAGCACTTCTCAATCCGCCCACCCACTCTTCGGCAGTGCATCCTGTCTTGTGCTTGAATAACGAGCTTTAAGCGCCGGAATCCCCCGTCCTCTATCCCCCCTGCGCCTTGTTGCGACTGCTCTGGTTGTCGCGATAAAGACACAGCCCACTTTGTTGCATCTGATGTGTGCGCTGCACTGGGCCACATCAAGGATAGGCCAACATTGGCAATGTACTGACTACGTGAGGTGATGGAGTGAGAGTACACAGTTGCGCATCCGAAAAGCAAGAGAAATGCCCTTCTGTTTTTGGCCACTTGGTCATTCACCGCCCGCCATCTATCTATGTTGTACATTGCATTCCGCCTGTGTCTTTGTTCATCTGTGCGTATCCCggacctcttcctcggcctcacACTATTCTATCAAGCTCGTTCTAGGCAACCAGCGACGAAAGGGTATATACGAATTTTCCAAGCGCATGAATCGGCTTCGTGGCCCAACAAGCGCGCGAAACCTAGCAGTCGTCTACCAGTCCTTCTCCACCCTCCACTGGTCGTCGGCCTTTAACCTCGTCCCCGTGAGCAAGTCACAGTCTCGGTGCCCCCATTTCCGTCGGAAGACCTCCCTACCCGCTTCCGTCAAGACATcaatggcctcggcgacgccccgCGCCGGATAGTAGAACGGCTCCCccacgccgccctgctggccgagctgccAGGTGTTGCGCCCGCGCGAGCCGTGCTTGTAGTGGAACATGCTGTTCGCAGTCTCCCGGAGGCGGATCCAGTAATCGGTCTCCTCGTTGGTCGGCACGGCGTTTTTGCCGGTGCGGCCGCCGATCTCAGCTACCTCACgcttgctcttcttgccatcgtccttggcctcgtcttTTCgggggggcggtggtggtgggttaGGATCGGTAAAGGTCGGGCTGATGGACGGATCGCGGTAAAAGGCGCcaaagtcgtcgaggacggcgctCACatcggtgacgatgccggcgagggcgtcacgCTGTGTCCAGCCCCCCATCAGCAAGCGCGAGTGCATGTCGCAGTCGTTCATGTAGTATGGGATGAAGGTGTCCCAGCCGCCAACAGCGTCGTACGCGGCGCGGTTCACCAGCGTGAGGTGGTCGTAGGCGAAGAATCGATCCGCCCACcggtccttgtcgtcgccgtgtcgcGTCGCGTTCAACTCGGCCAGGCAGAGCTCGTACACCGTCTTGTACCCCTTGTCCCCGGCCCGCGGCGTCACAccctcgaggccatcctCGTACGACAGCACCAGGACGTCCATGTGGCTCCAAAAGTACCACGGCCAGTTATTCTCCCTGGCGAGATAGGTAAAGTAGTTTTGCAGCTGGGCAAAGTTCATCAGGACCGGGGCCCGGACGAcgttgacgccgaggagTCGAAGCTGCGTGTGGTTGAGAAAGAAGGGATTCTGCAGCGTGAGCATTCCCTCCGCGTTTGCGTGCTGGACACCCGTATTCTCCACAACATGAATGGAGGAGGGTGGCCATCCGGCAGTGATGTAGGAGACGACAGCCTGGAGCAGGATCGGCCAGGTGCGAGTGAAGCCTATGAATAGAGGCGGCTGATAGTCGAGGCCGTAATGTGTGTGCAGACCCGGCTTGGGGGTGTTCCACGGAGGGATCGCCGgggccgctgtcgccgtgGCGAGCGCGGGGAACGGATCCCTCACGGCGGGAGGCGTCCACGTCGGGGACGGAATATATTTTACCTCGGGAGGCTGgggcttgtcgccgtcggtgtTCTCTTTAGGTGCTGCACTGTCGACCTGGCCTCGCGTTGCGCTGAAGCGATAGCCATCCCGGAGTGTGAAAATCAGAGTGACGGCCATGAAGAAGGCGGCAACGAgcaaggcgcgggcgccgcgtaCGGAGAGGatggccgacatggccgacgtgACTGCTCCGGCGAGCGTCAGTCTCTGCGCTGTACCCGAGTTCCTGTTGATTCTTACCGGAGTGCAGATGGCAGGTGTCAGAATGTCTGAGCCCTCTTACGGGGGCAGCTCTGGCCAGGCCTGGCACCTGGCGGCACTCCGTACTCGACCAGACCGGGTTGCTCAGGGTATAG
Above is a genomic segment from Purpureocillium takamizusanense chromosome 2, complete sequence containing:
- a CDS encoding uncharacterized protein (EggNog:ENOG503Q6WN); translation: MPTSKLVAIHPSFGHHVYNRTRRPPKSRFLTNINRTSPRLAGTRLTATMPAPPIPTSTSVVESAVVNAPLSAVWHLIKLHKFADWWSALKSSEEVKDVSDETDVVKWTFKDGAVVEIKQEAHSTIDHYITYSAITSSPEVSYSSILSTVRCWPVTSGKSANGTFVQWTANFSGDADAGVIQDARYKRQEGLADLARAAER
- a CDS encoding uncharacterized protein (TransMembrane:1 (i12-28o)~EggNog:ENOG503P0QR); its protein translation is MSAILSVRGARALLVAAFFMAVTLIFTLRDGYRFSATRGQVDSAAPKENTDGDKPQPPEVKYIPSPTWTPPAVRDPFPALATATAAPAIPPWNTPKPGLHTHYGLDYQPPLFIGFTRTWPILLQAVVSYITAGWPPSSIHVVENTGVQHANAEGMLTLQNPFFLNHTQLRLLGVNVVRAPVLMNFAQLQNYFTYLARENNWPWYFWSHMDVLVLSYEDGLEGVTPRAGDKGYKTVYELCLAELNATRHGDDKDRWADRFFAYDHLTLVNRAAYDAVGGWDTFIPYYMNDCDMHSRLLMGGWTQRDALAGIVTDVSAVLDDFGAFYRDPSISPTFTDPNPPPPPPRKDEAKDDGKKSKREVAEIGGRTGKNAVPTNEETDYWIRLRETANSMFHYKHGSRGRNTWQLGQQGGVGEPFYYPARGVAEAIDVLTEAGREVFRRKWGHRDCDLLTGTRLKADDQWRVEKDW
- a CDS encoding uncharacterized protein (COG:S~EggNog:ENOG503PAI9~SECRETED:SignalP(1-19~SECRETED:cutsite=VSA-FP~SECRETED:prob=0.9371)); the encoded protein is MQLKALAISLAAVVPLVSAFPITGNDVNCRASPGTDSKVVKTYAKGTDVKVTCQTNGESISGSTIWDKTGDNCYVSDFYVKTGSSGMVVGECSGGSKPPSGGSSYNGKISRKEILERANYWVSRHIPYSMSKTYPDPQGRRYRTDCSGFVSMALHANSPGYSTVSLPEIAKPISWSDIKPGDLVGTLGPGTGGAAGHVTLFKSFTDNTKKRYNTLECRGSAGCVAHVRDVGWKDGKFTSKPYRYTRVTD
- a CDS encoding uncharacterized protein (SECRETED:SignalP(1-23~SECRETED:cutsite=TSA-TP~SECRETED:prob=0.4577)~MEROPS:MER0017193~COG:I~EggNog:ENOG503P2VK), producing MFWKSSLSLGLALIAASPLCTSATPTASHPPSLPTLAPVRHVNTSVLSIEYYDSAPHNAKAPVAILIHGFPYSIDTYIDVVPKLVDQGYRVIVPSLRGFGTTAFLSPTTPRSAEQAALGKDVIDLMDALKIKKAIFAGYDWGTVVVNVAAALWPDRCSGMVAANSYLIQNRATAWAVTPPDALALRWYFYVFLTPQGYSSLASDTKGWAKTLWTKNSIGWNFTDAQLDAATLAFLNPDYVAIATNFYQNRLLYAPGDPKYADLADQLDKQPLITVPSVTLDPIEAVVFPPTNGSATAKFFSGPRVHHEIPDCGEAIPLQRPQVFADAVLEVAKLASRK